One Bufo gargarizans isolate SCDJY-AF-19 chromosome 3, ASM1485885v1, whole genome shotgun sequence DNA segment encodes these proteins:
- the LOC122931256 gene encoding gap junction alpha-4 protein-like, with product MGDWSFLEKLLDQVQEHSTAVGKIWLVVLFVFRLLILSLAGESVWGDEQADFICNTKEPGCPNVCYDKAFPISHIRYWVLQFLFVSTPTLFYLGHVLYISRKEAKLRNKENEYKVMDEKVHQVNHDEKKPRKFLIQEDGRVRIRGALMCTYITSIIFKSIFEAGFLLGQWYLYGFVMAPNYVCERLPCPHKVDCFVSRPMEKTIFILFMLVVSLISLFLNLLELTILVFQSICRKVKRLMSAKYTGDTQEIFHEKAYSSPSAPVLDKSCLFFTVDKDKHPAYKISNEENWANYNTEKELGLNVGLHTSMECNSYCDATNRSNSSVWKKQYV from the coding sequence ATGGGTGACTGGAGTTTTCTTGAAAAATTGCTGGACCAAGTACAGGAGCATTCTACAGCGGTTGGAAAAATCTGGCTTGTGGTCTTGTTTGTGTTCCGTCTCCTAATTCTGAGCTTAGCCGGAGAGTCTGTTTGGGGGGATGAGCAAGCAGACTTCATCTGCAACACTAAAGAACCTGGATGTCCTAATGTTTGTTATGATAAGGCATTTCCTatttcccatattcgctattgggTGCTCCAGTTCCTATTTGTCAGCACTCCTACCCTATTTTATCTGGGTCATGTACTTTACATATCAAGGAAGGAAGCAAAGttaagaaataaagaaaatgagTATAAAGTCATGGATGAAAAAGTCCATCAAGTAAACCATGATGAAAAGAAACCTAGGAAATTCTTAATTCAGGAAGATGGAAGAGTCAGGATTAGGGGAGCTCTGATGTGCACATACATAACTAGTATCATTTTTAAGAGCATATTTGAGGCTGGATTTCTACTTGgtcagtggtatctgtatggctTTGTGATGGCTCCAAACTACGTGTGTGAAAGACTTCCATGTCCTCACAAGGTAGACTGCTTTGTGTCTCGACCCATGGAGAAAACCATATTCATCCTTTTCATGCTTGTTGTCTCCCTCATCTCGTTATTCCTCAACTTACTAGAGCTGACTATTCTAGTTTTTCAAAGTATTTGCCGGAAGGTAAAACGCCTTATGTCTGCCAAATATACAGGTGATACACAAGAGATATTCCATGAAAAGGCCTACAGCTCACCTAGTGCACCGGTGCTGGATAAATCTTGCTTGTTTTTTACTGTTGACAAGGATAAGCATCCTGCCTACAAAATATCCAATGAGGAGAACTGGGCTAACTACAATACTGAAAAGGAGTTGGGATTAAACGTTGGATTACACACAAGCATGGAATGTAACTCTTACTGTGATGCTACCAACCGATCAAATAGTTCTGTCTGGAAAAAACAATACGTGTAA